A region from the uncultured Ilyobacter sp. genome encodes:
- the gpmI gene encoding 2,3-bisphosphoglycerate-independent phosphoglycerate mutase, protein MSRKPVVLMVLDGWGLNDNLDQKNAIREVNPKVFNKLISEYPNSRLKASGEAVGLPEGQMGNSEVGHLNIGAGRVVYQPLVKISKDIKDGEFFENEILKEAYSSAKESGKALHLGGLLSDGGVHSHIDHLVGLIKMAKMYNLEKVYVHAFLDGRDTPPQSAIGYTKTLENEMKDIGVGKIATVSGRYFSMDRDTNWDRTKLAYDAIAKGEGVKAESAESAVEAAYAKGETDEFVIPSVIVEGAQLSEGDVFINFNFRPDRARQITRAINDKEFTGFEREYLGVKFTCMRQYDSSIEAAVVYTDEELINTFGEVVSRAGLKQLRTAETEKYAHVTFFFNGGKEAQYEGEERKLVPSPKVATYDLKPEMSAYEVTEGLVEALENDLYDVVVVNLANPDMVGHTGVYEAAKKAIEVVDECLGKVADKVIQKDGALLVTADHGNVDLMEDPTTHVPFTAHTTNDVPFLLVSNKYKNAKVKDGKLADLAPTMLDILNIEKPAEMTGETLIVK, encoded by the coding sequence ATGAGTAGAAAACCCGTAGTTTTAATGGTTTTAGATGGTTGGGGGCTAAACGACAATTTAGACCAAAAGAATGCCATCAGAGAAGTAAATCCTAAAGTATTCAATAAGTTGATATCAGAATATCCTAACTCAAGGCTGAAAGCATCAGGAGAGGCTGTAGGTCTTCCTGAAGGACAGATGGGAAATTCCGAAGTCGGGCATCTAAATATCGGGGCCGGGAGAGTCGTGTATCAGCCCCTTGTAAAAATAAGTAAGGATATAAAAGATGGAGAGTTTTTTGAAAATGAAATTTTGAAAGAGGCCTATTCTTCTGCGAAAGAGAGTGGAAAGGCACTTCATCTAGGAGGACTTCTGTCAGACGGAGGTGTGCACTCTCATATAGACCACCTTGTAGGGCTTATAAAAATGGCAAAGATGTATAATCTTGAGAAAGTATATGTTCACGCATTTCTAGACGGAAGAGATACACCACCTCAGTCGGCTATAGGTTATACCAAGACATTAGAAAATGAAATGAAAGATATCGGAGTAGGTAAGATTGCTACTGTTTCTGGAAGATATTTTTCTATGGATAGAGATACAAACTGGGACAGAACTAAGCTGGCATATGACGCAATAGCTAAGGGAGAAGGGGTAAAAGCAGAATCTGCAGAATCTGCAGTTGAAGCAGCCTACGCCAAGGGAGAAACAGATGAATTTGTGATCCCGAGTGTTATTGTAGAAGGAGCGCAACTTTCAGAGGGAGATGTTTTCATCAACTTCAACTTCAGACCAGACAGGGCAAGACAGATAACTAGAGCTATAAATGACAAAGAGTTCACAGGATTTGAAAGAGAGTATCTCGGTGTTAAGTTTACGTGTATGAGACAGTATGATTCTAGTATAGAGGCTGCAGTGGTTTATACAGATGAAGAGCTTATTAATACTTTCGGTGAAGTTGTATCTAGAGCCGGACTTAAGCAGCTTAGAACAGCTGAAACTGAAAAGTATGCTCATGTAACTTTCTTCTTTAACGGGGGAAAAGAGGCGCAGTATGAAGGCGAGGAGAGAAAGCTTGTACCATCACCTAAGGTTGCTACATATGATCTTAAGCCTGAAATGTCGGCTTATGAAGTAACTGAGGGGCTGGTAGAGGCTCTTGAGAATGATCTTTACGATGTAGTGGTTGTGAATCTTGCAAATCCTGACATGGTAGGACATACAGGTGTCTACGAAGCTGCTAAGAAAGCTATAGAAGTTGTGGATGAATGTCTAGGGAAGGTAGCCGATAAGGTAATCCAAAAAGACGGGGCACTTCTTGTTACGGCAGACCATGGAAACGTAGATCTTATGGAAGACCCTACAACTCACGTACCTTTCACGGCTCATACAACAAACGATGTACCTTTCTTACTTGTTTCAAACAAGTATAAGAATGCTAAGGTAAAAGACGGTAAATTAGCTGATCTGGCACCAACTATGTTAGATATATTAAACATAGAAAAACCTGCAGAGATGACAGGAGAAACTCTTATAGTGAAATAA
- the tpiA gene encoding triose-phosphate isomerase produces the protein MRRTIVAGNWKMNKTNSESVAMLTELKELVKGMSNVGIVLGVPFTALSDAVKAVEGSNIEIAAQNMNPNESGAFTGEIAPSMLTSIGVKYVILGHSERREYYKECDEFINEKVKAALKNGLTPILCIGEKLEDRESGRTDEVNKKQLQGGMAGLTAEEAAKVVIAYEPVWAIGTGKTATPEVAQETHKAIRNFLADMFGAEVAEEITIQYGGSMKADNAAELMGQTDIDGGLVGGASLEASSFSKIVEAGVK, from the coding sequence ATGAGAAGAACAATCGTAGCAGGAAACTGGAAAATGAACAAAACAAACTCAGAGTCGGTGGCGATGCTGACAGAGTTAAAAGAATTGGTAAAGGGAATGAGCAATGTAGGTATAGTTTTAGGTGTACCTTTTACTGCACTTTCAGATGCAGTGAAAGCTGTAGAGGGATCGAACATCGAAATAGCTGCACAAAACATGAACCCAAATGAATCTGGTGCATTTACAGGAGAGATAGCACCAAGCATGTTAACTTCTATAGGGGTTAAATATGTAATTCTAGGTCATTCTGAAAGAAGAGAATATTACAAAGAGTGTGATGAATTCATAAACGAAAAGGTGAAAGCTGCTCTTAAAAACGGACTAACTCCTATCCTTTGTATAGGGGAAAAATTAGAAGACAGAGAAAGTGGAAGGACTGACGAAGTTAACAAAAAGCAATTACAAGGCGGGATGGCTGGTCTTACTGCTGAAGAAGCTGCAAAAGTAGTAATAGCCTATGAACCAGTATGGGCTATAGGGACTGGTAAAACAGCTACTCCTGAAGTGGCTCAGGAAACTCATAAGGCTATAAGGAACTTCTTAGCTGATATGTTTGGAGCAGAAGTAGCAGAAGAGATCACAATCCAGTATGGAGGATCTATGAAGGCTGACAACGCTGCAGAGCTGATGGGTCAGACGGATATAGACGGAGGACTTGTAGGTGGAGCATCATTAGAAGCTTCTAGTTTTTCTAAAATAGTGGAAGCAGGAGTTAAATAG
- a CDS encoding chemotaxis protein: MDILIDNKKIDFEKKDFKTLGLVIEEVNRLLEKEGKMLYNIYVNGELLAENNMVGGEKIKVVEILTKSPKSIILEAISDMEIYIEKYFETIDLLDLEMEVENDLRMISVSFEVVAGLDWIYNILMSIKENTALDLLYEDFDAIIEDYDGCMSSISQAMESKDTYTLQEILEYEMSDLLMELKENIEGYYENILKEEMRDRKFA; encoded by the coding sequence ATGGATATATTGATAGATAATAAAAAAATAGATTTTGAAAAAAAAGATTTTAAAACTCTAGGACTGGTAATAGAAGAGGTCAATAGATTGCTGGAAAAAGAGGGTAAAATGCTCTATAACATCTATGTAAACGGAGAGCTACTGGCTGAAAATAACATGGTGGGGGGAGAAAAAATAAAAGTTGTTGAAATTCTAACAAAGAGCCCTAAATCCATAATATTAGAGGCCATTTCCGATATGGAAATTTACATTGAAAAATATTTCGAGACCATAGATCTCCTAGATCTTGAGATGGAAGTAGAGAATGACCTAAGGATGATCAGTGTCTCCTTTGAAGTGGTGGCGGGACTGGACTGGATATACAACATCCTTATGTCTATAAAGGAAAATACAGCACTAGATCTTTTGTATGAAGATTTTGACGCTATAATAGAGGACTATGACGGGTGCATGAGCAGCATATCCCAGGCGATGGAGTCAAAAGACACCTATACCCTGCAGGAGATCCTCGAATATGAAATGAGCGACCTTTTGATGGAGCTAAAAGAAAATATAGAGGGATATTATGAAAACATCCTGAAAGAAGAGATGAGAGATAGAAAATTTGCATAA
- a CDS encoding ComF family protein gives MERKISLRNAGNFYYIFDYDRDIKRLIGFFKLQNRRYISQILGDLTGKYLREIIKFEKIDIVLPVPISIKRKRERGFNQVEDILEYLDIPYESVKRVKNTRPMHQLLDEELRKENIKNSFEGSLKVRGKRILVIDDIVTTGSTVRELTKILKSCGEPKKILVFSLAAAKTAVNNKVSF, from the coding sequence TTGGAGAGGAAAATATCACTTAGAAACGCTGGAAATTTTTATTATATTTTTGATTATGACAGAGATATAAAAAGACTGATTGGTTTTTTTAAACTTCAGAACAGGAGATATATAAGCCAAATTTTGGGAGATTTAACTGGAAAATATCTGAGAGAGATTATAAAGTTTGAAAAAATAGATATTGTGCTGCCTGTACCTATAAGCATAAAAAGGAAACGAGAAAGAGGATTTAATCAGGTAGAAGATATTTTAGAATATTTGGATATACCCTATGAATCTGTTAAAAGAGTTAAAAATACAAGACCAATGCACCAGTTGCTTGACGAAGAACTGAGGAAAGAAAATATAAAAAATAGTTTTGAAGGCAGCTTGAAGGTTCGTGGGAAAAGGATTCTCGTGATAGATGACATAGTTACCACAGGAAGTACAGTAAGAGAGCTTACAAAAATTTTAAAATCCTGCGGGGAGCCTAAAAAGATTTTGGTTTTCTCTTTAGCAGCAGCTAAAACAGCAGTGAATAACAAGGTATCTTTTTAG
- a CDS encoding zinc ribbon domain-containing protein, translating to MDFKCLKCGNEKYQVRTTFCAEKTPGLKLELGTYYLKICLNCGYTEMYSAKVLDKDEELKPEY from the coding sequence TTGGATTTTAAATGTCTTAAATGCGGCAATGAAAAATATCAAGTGAGGACAACATTTTGTGCAGAAAAAACGCCTGGATTGAAACTTGAGCTTGGTACATATTATCTCAAGATATGTCTCAACTGTGGCTACACTGAGATGTATTCTGCAAAGGTGTTGGATAAGGATGAAGAGCTTAAACCTGAATATTAG
- a CDS encoding YraN family protein: protein MHNREKGDIYEAKALEFLKKQGYTLLDKNFRSKYGEIDIIVEKNKLTIFVEVKYRKSNRFGSGIDSVDARKQRRIYLTAMKYIQEKNLKDAEFRFDLISFNREELIWNRNVIWGDNIGF from the coding sequence ATGCATAACAGGGAAAAGGGCGATATATATGAGGCTAAGGCACTTGAATTTTTAAAAAAGCAGGGATATACTCTCCTTGACAAAAATTTTCGGAGTAAGTACGGGGAGATAGATATTATAGTGGAGAAAAATAAACTCACTATTTTTGTGGAGGTTAAATATAGAAAAAGCAATAGATTTGGAAGTGGAATAGATTCTGTAGATGCAAGAAAACAAAGAAGGATATACCTGACTGCAATGAAATATATCCAGGAAAAAAATCTAAAGGATGCAGAGTTTAGATTTGACCTTATAAGTTTCAATAGGGAAGAGCTTATATGGAATAGAAATGTAATTTGGGGGGATAATATTGGATTTTAA
- a CDS encoding ribonuclease HII: MYEFDMEYGDIIGVDEAGRGPLAGPVVAAAVKIKKYVKEFDMINDSKKLSEKKRELLFDVIIENCHVGVGIISEKDIDSYNILNATFMGMRKAIEDITEEGISFENALIDGNHKIREYNGKQIPIIKGDGKSLAIAAASIIAKVTRDKIMVKYDEKYPEYGFAKHKGYGTKQHREAVLKNGACQCHRKSFLGNILKPTLF; the protein is encoded by the coding sequence ATGTATGAGTTTGACATGGAATACGGTGATATAATAGGTGTGGACGAGGCAGGGAGAGGGCCCCTTGCAGGACCAGTAGTAGCAGCAGCTGTAAAGATAAAAAAATATGTAAAAGAATTTGATATGATAAATGATTCTAAAAAATTAAGTGAGAAAAAAAGAGAGCTTCTTTTCGATGTTATAATTGAAAACTGCCATGTGGGAGTAGGGATCATAAGTGAAAAAGATATAGACAGCTATAATATTTTAAACGCAACATTTATGGGGATGAGGAAGGCTATAGAGGATATTACAGAAGAAGGGATATCTTTTGAAAATGCTCTGATCGATGGTAATCACAAAATAAGAGAGTATAATGGCAAACAAATCCCTATAATAAAAGGAGATGGGAAAAGTCTGGCTATAGCGGCGGCATCTATAATTGCAAAGGTGACAAGAGACAAGATCATGGTGAAGTATGATGAAAAATATCCTGAATATGGATTTGCAAAACATAAAGGCTATGGAACAAAACAGCACAGGGAAGCTGTACTTAAAAATGGAGCCTGTCAGTGTCACAGAAAAAGTTTTCTAGGAAATATACTGAAGCCCACTCTTTTTTAG
- a CDS encoding RluA family pseudouridine synthase — protein MKNYKEQETLYAENSDRGKRLDAFVNESFDYLTRSYIQKLIEQRDIIIDGKEKVKSGNKLKGNEKVLVRIPEDEVLDIESEDIPIEKVYEDRDLIIINKDPDMVVHPAPGNYSGTLVNALMYHVKDLSNINGIIRPGIVHRLDKNTSGLIVIAKNDSAHLKLSDMFKNKDISKTYICICKGIFSEKEGRIETLIGRNPKDRKTMAVVQKNGKNAISNYRVLDEAGDFSLVEVNIETGRTHQIRVHMKNMNHPILGDEVYGKPSKICKRQMLHAYRLEFHHPLSGEKMTVFGEIPEDFKNAAKKTGLDINKVNI, from the coding sequence ATGAAAAACTATAAGGAGCAAGAGACTCTTTATGCAGAGAACAGCGATAGAGGGAAAAGGTTGGATGCCTTTGTAAATGAATCTTTTGATTACCTGACACGATCCTATATTCAGAAGCTGATAGAGCAAAGAGATATAATTATAGACGGAAAAGAAAAGGTTAAGAGTGGAAATAAATTAAAAGGGAATGAAAAGGTTCTTGTGAGGATACCTGAGGATGAGGTATTGGACATAGAATCTGAAGACATCCCCATAGAGAAGGTTTATGAAGACAGGGACCTCATAATAATAAACAAAGACCCGGATATGGTTGTCCATCCTGCTCCGGGTAATTATTCTGGAACCCTAGTAAACGCCCTTATGTACCATGTAAAAGACCTGTCTAACATAAACGGAATAATAAGACCAGGGATTGTTCACAGACTAGATAAAAATACCAGCGGCCTTATAGTAATAGCAAAAAACGATTCTGCACATCTGAAATTATCGGATATGTTTAAAAATAAAGATATTTCAAAAACTTATATCTGCATATGTAAGGGGATATTTTCTGAAAAAGAGGGAAGAATAGAGACCCTTATAGGAAGAAATCCCAAGGACAGAAAAACAATGGCGGTAGTTCAGAAAAATGGTAAAAATGCGATTTCAAATTACAGGGTTTTAGACGAGGCTGGTGATTTTTCCCTTGTAGAGGTGAATATAGAGACCGGAAGAACCCACCAGATAAGAGTTCATATGAAAAATATGAACCATCCTATACTGGGAGACGAGGTCTATGGTAAGCCTAGTAAAATATGCAAAAGACAGATGCTTCACGCTTACAGGCTAGAATTTCACCATCCTTTAAGCGGAGAAAAGATGACAGTATTTGGGGAGATACCTGAAGATTTTAAAAATGCAGCAAAAAAAACAGGCTTGGATATTAATAAAGTAAATATTTAG
- a CDS encoding ferritin family protein, whose translation MSKFRCTVCGEVLDAGIEVCPVCRAGKDKFEEIKETGEMVWATEHILGEGLACGDEQIIGDLRAHFSGECTEVGMYLAMSRVADREGYPEVAEAYKRIAFEEAEHAAKFAELLGEVITDSTEENLRRRVEAEYGATSGKFDIAKRAKQLGFDAIHDTVHEMAKDEARHGKAFKGLLERYFTKK comes from the coding sequence ATGTCAAAATTTAGATGTACAGTATGTGGAGAGGTTTTAGACGCAGGTATAGAGGTATGCCCTGTATGTAGGGCGGGAAAAGATAAATTTGAAGAGATAAAAGAAACTGGAGAGATGGTTTGGGCAACTGAACATATTTTAGGAGAGGGCCTCGCCTGTGGTGACGAGCAGATTATAGGGGATCTAAGAGCCCATTTTTCTGGAGAGTGTACAGAAGTAGGAATGTATCTTGCTATGTCGAGAGTTGCAGACAGAGAGGGGTACCCAGAAGTGGCAGAGGCTTACAAAAGAATCGCTTTTGAAGAGGCTGAACATGCTGCTAAATTTGCAGAACTTTTGGGAGAGGTAATTACTGACTCAACGGAAGAAAACCTTAGAAGAAGGGTAGAAGCTGAATACGGAGCAACCTCAGGTAAATTTGATATAGCTAAAAGAGCAAAACAACTTGGATTTGACGCTATTCACGATACAGTGCATGAGATGGCAAAAGATGAAGCTAGACACGGAAAAGCATTTAAAGGTCTTCTTGAAAGATATTTCACAAAAAAATAA
- a CDS encoding PTS sugar transporter subunit IIA, translating to MGLEFMKVQILAIGMLILGAYAVGVLAKKLNIGETIGQIIGGMLIGPHFWFLVHDWVVRNEFVRSASFFNKMEELYSHGFESYSLVIEESHFFVFFFLGVIAFSLGEELHFDRLKKVGIKATIICVGQALLTWLSLSLVFWKVFNFTAVNSLVVGSIGIATAPALTFVLMNKLKVEGKLKNLLANIVVLDDIIEVVFFSVFLGIAVMTMEGESLSIGHLAYEVVRELVFAFFIGWIIFLLLKFTVKPGKVKSEEGLEVDVDSFYGPMPSIELFFIVVGFVAVGSAAALHFHVPFLVTAVVAGALVSNYHFHAIFHSLQLSNIMPALNLFFFALIGASVKLETFSKETFIYVVGYLIVRGSAKFIGTWIGCYATKQEKQITNSLPKLMLPQAGMAAVETILVATVLKGHGGEIIFNTIIPALVIFEIGGAWLSERTLLKWKEYIKSIQSTSEKKSDHFSIEEILTGNVVELEAGNKEEAINNLAEIVGKKGVIKDIHEVAHAIMAREKLASTSLGKGVAIPHCRTDEVSETICVCGLIKNPVEWDSPDGKPVDIVFLVITPKEKPQEYLKVVRAIITTIKKLDLDGRVNHDLLRNILLA from the coding sequence ATGGGATTAGAATTTATGAAGGTTCAGATACTGGCAATAGGTATGCTGATATTGGGAGCTTATGCAGTTGGAGTTCTTGCCAAAAAGCTAAATATAGGTGAGACGATTGGTCAGATAATAGGTGGAATGCTCATAGGGCCTCACTTTTGGTTTTTGGTTCATGACTGGGTAGTAAGAAATGAATTTGTAAGGTCGGCATCTTTTTTTAATAAAATGGAAGAACTCTATAGCCATGGGTTTGAAAGTTACTCTCTGGTTATAGAGGAAAGTCATTTTTTTGTGTTCTTCTTTCTGGGAGTAATAGCATTTTCCCTTGGAGAGGAACTGCATTTTGACAGACTAAAAAAAGTAGGAATTAAGGCCACTATAATCTGTGTGGGACAGGCACTACTTACATGGCTGTCACTTTCTCTCGTGTTCTGGAAAGTGTTTAATTTCACAGCTGTAAACTCCCTTGTGGTGGGATCTATAGGTATAGCAACTGCCCCTGCACTAACCTTTGTTCTAATGAACAAACTGAAGGTAGAAGGAAAACTCAAAAATTTACTAGCAAACATAGTGGTTTTAGATGATATCATCGAGGTTGTATTTTTCTCGGTGTTCCTTGGGATAGCCGTTATGACCATGGAGGGGGAATCACTTTCAATCGGGCACCTGGCTTATGAAGTAGTGAGAGAACTGGTCTTTGCCTTCTTTATAGGGTGGATTATATTTCTCCTTCTTAAGTTTACGGTAAAACCTGGAAAGGTAAAAAGCGAAGAGGGGCTTGAGGTAGATGTAGATAGTTTTTACGGTCCTATGCCCTCTATTGAATTATTCTTTATAGTTGTTGGATTCGTAGCAGTTGGATCTGCAGCGGCACTGCACTTTCACGTTCCATTTCTTGTTACTGCAGTTGTAGCAGGAGCACTGGTATCAAATTATCATTTCCACGCAATATTTCATTCTCTGCAGCTAAGTAATATAATGCCAGCATTAAATCTTTTTTTCTTTGCCCTCATAGGTGCAAGTGTGAAACTGGAGACTTTCTCCAAGGAGACCTTTATATATGTAGTTGGATATCTCATTGTAAGAGGTTCGGCTAAATTTATAGGTACGTGGATAGGGTGCTATGCCACAAAACAAGAAAAACAGATAACAAACAGTCTGCCAAAGCTTATGCTTCCCCAGGCTGGAATGGCAGCAGTGGAAACTATTTTAGTAGCTACAGTATTAAAGGGGCACGGTGGGGAAATAATATTTAATACCATCATCCCGGCCTTAGTAATATTTGAAATCGGAGGAGCCTGGCTCTCAGAAAGAACGCTTCTAAAATGGAAAGAATATATTAAAAGTATCCAAAGTACATCTGAAAAAAAGTCAGACCATTTTTCAATAGAAGAGATACTCACAGGAAATGTTGTAGAACTTGAAGCTGGAAATAAAGAGGAAGCCATAAACAATCTGGCAGAGATAGTAGGGAAAAAAGGTGTTATAAAAGATATTCATGAGGTCGCCCATGCCATAATGGCGAGGGAGAAGTTGGCAAGTACCTCTCTCGGAAAGGGAGTGGCTATACCTCACTGCAGAACAGACGAGGTTAGTGAGACCATATGTGTATGCGGGCTTATTAAAAATCCTGTTGAGTGGGATTCTCCAGACGGGAAGCCTGTAGACATAGTATTCCTTGTGATAACTCCAAAAGAGAAACCTCAGGAATATCTTAAAGTTGTAAGAGCGATAATAACAACCATAAAAAAACTGGATTTGGACGGCAGAGTCAATCATGATCTTCTCAGAAATATCTTGTTAGCTTAA